In the Clavelina lepadiformis chromosome 8, kaClaLepa1.1, whole genome shotgun sequence genome, one interval contains:
- the LOC143468460 gene encoding sushi, von Willebrand factor type A, EGF and pentraxin domain-containing protein 1-like isoform X5 yields the protein MKENLVSENMEIEFCQVCAVIVLLSTTYQISAQCPRRNQTKADAVGRPCRKPCPSQAQCKDGKICRCDHECGTSCINMNNFCGLPLVIPNMARVCVYRRLSNGSLVLKPSPPYQYDDMAEYECAHGYRLEGSQNFNLCHGRKSWTRLAVCARSCRRFDEEKVLQNLMICGTNCVTSSECTEDMSCMCDGYCGRTCVNPDIDCGEAPPSTHASIKYDGEGFQRRAYYRCDVGFYPQSGDLTRKCTGGGTWSGRLINCAPTTCGDPLPSIRSMGGEIVQDQHDPYLVGHQVTFQCSPGQRFLGDSVQTCMEDGQWSGLNAICDLIDDESRCPHPGVPINGNLLTRSNFTVGTMVEFECDEGYSMIGDRQQECFYFLQWSDGGAPKCIDPRYPASNSVSLRRLQGNLETTEDLVHSHSLGHSLSSTSTILHETIFVIDISKDVSDETLRVSLKFAENLVIEASRDNYLKCAIIVFASGSKVVLRFASVPSQEVIQSLRSILADREKFVQNVGELRNTAEGLRKLREVYLSIAQNISENMRNIFLFINGQHFQGLISPKIVMQDFIDGLSKNLPNIYVIAFGSNVHESATYDELQSLTYPRHLLLVNPTSTEVPDTFNSQDFCQCGTSGDIGNVKKRASIGRVVKGTKANLAAWPWQVLIAENRARISNTYRRVRGGGSLINHRWVLTAAHIFHGMARPRDWAHNILLTFGIRQLPESDQSQLSSHVQVFRAKKIYEHENFSINTFDYDIALILVGRELKQLGLYWQQTGNAGWVNYTSFVRPVCLPCMDRNCVSEYLERNERTLFGRKISESDKCKTEGDWLIEKGELERKSVLTVVTGFGEKRIRHTSDFKFKASKFLTQALIRLHNDERCNRSIAQMRKKGLPEGITFTDQMICGIGGNPGIITDACKGDSGGPLVREFKENVIGKGCWMQIGIVSWGWGCGSTYTENSIKHQFPGYYTSVALLMSWVTEIQQQTKSVHPDSFCHVDPCQVEKGRTCKKSCEDDADCRGALKRCVCDDVCGMSCINPKAVCDDLDTLSNGTIEGNRTYGNTVYYTCNEGFILKGTRTRTCRSDKKWTGTAPTCLEIECVVPRAPSFGSVEPPSFSRVALDEIITYSCGRRYRLVGTSRATCKEDRTFASSPPRCQEITCPHRTTPAHARPSSFKSRWLVDEVLSYTCALRYDFRGNPSSTCLVSGSWSNTLPYCHIRRCVHRDVPEHSTANPNKSQWVYGDRVTYTCDRGYELSGSAESRCTSSGRWSDPPPTCTIRSCEHPTPPRNVDIIRPANKMSWVYEDTITYGCSRGYRLNGARTLSCTEDGTWSHPVPTCQQITCERSDPDFGESIPRKERYIFDEKITYSCNDGFILEGAIRSICQTSGSWNNDPPNCYLPELECVVPRAPSFGSVEPPRYSRVALDNIITYSCGRKYRLVGNSRATCKEDRTFTSPPPRCDEITCPRRTTPAHATPSSYKSRWVVDEVLNYTCDVGYELRGNPSSTCLVSGGWSNELPNCRIQRCVHRDSPEHSTTNPNKSQWVYGDRVTYTCDRGYELSGSAESRCTSSGRWSDPPPTCTSVDECQPRPCRNGGTCLNRIDAYKCYCLRGYEGGNCEIKIECVVPRTPSFGSVEPPSFSRVALDNIITYSCGRKYRLVGNSRATCEEDRTFTSPPPRCDGGYFGNEI from the exons ATG AAAGAAAATTTAGTTTCGGAAAACATGGAGATCGAGTTTTGTCAAGTTTGTGCAGTAATCGTTTTGCTTTCAACAACTTACCAAA tCTCAGCTCAGTGTCCAAGACGAAACCAAACAAAGGCAGATGCTGTAGGACGACCTTGTCGTAAGCCCTGTCCATCACAAGCTCAGTGCAAAGATGGAAAAATATGTCGCTGTGATCATGAATGTGGAACGTCTTGCATCAATATGA ACAACTTTTGCGGTCTACCATTGGTCATACCAAATATGGCAAGAGTTTGCGTTTATCGAAGACTCTCGAATGGATCACTCGTATTGAAACCGTCGCCACCTTACCAGTATGATGATATGGCTGAGTATGAGTGTGCGCATGGTTACCGTTTAGAAggatctcaaaattttaacttatgcCATGGAAGAAAAAGTTGGACTAGATTGGCGGTTTGTGCTC GAAGTTGCCGCAGGTTTGAcgaagaaaaagttttgcaaaatctcaTGATATGCGGAACAAATTGTGTGACAAGTTCAGAGTGCACGGAAGACATGAGTTGTATGTGTGATGGGTATTGTGGTAGGACTTGCGTGAACCCAG ATATCGATTGCGGGGAAGCCCCACCATCCACACACGCTTCAATTAAATATGACGGAGAAGGATTTCAACGAAGAGCTTACTACCGGTGTGACGTCGGATTTTATCCTCAGTCCGGAGATTTAACGAGGAAATGCACAGGAGGTGGAACCTGGAGTGGAAGATTAATCAACTGCGCTC CTACAACTTGTGGTGATCCATTGCCTTCTATTCGATCGATGGGTGGCGAAATTGTGCAGGATCAGCATGACCCATATTTGGTTGGACACCAAGTGACGTTTCAGTGTTCTCCAGGGCAACGGTTTCTAGGAGACAGCGTTCAAACGTGCATGGAAGACGGACAGTGGAGTGGATTAAACGCAATTTGTGATTTGATTG ATGATGAATCAAGATGTCCGCATCCTGGAGTTCCAATAAACGGTAATCTCTTGACAAGGAGCAACTTCACGGTGGgaacgatggttgagtttgaATGTGATGAAGGATACTCGATGATTGGAGATCGACAACAAGAATGTTTTTACTTCCTACAGTGGAGCGATGGTGGTGCTCCGAAATGCATAG ACCCTCGATACCCTGCCAGCAATTCAGTTTCTTTACGTCGACTTCAAGGAAATCTGGAAACAACTGAAGATCTTGTCCACAGCCACAGCCTGGGTCATTCATTATCATCAACATCAACAATATTGCATGAAACAATCTTTGTTATTGATATTTCTAAAGATGTCAGTGATGAAACTCTTAGAGTTTCCCTGAAGTTTGCTGAGAATCTTGTAATTGAG gCAAGCAGAGACAACTACTTGAAATGCGCCATCATTGTTTTTGCTTCAGGATCCAAAGTTGTCCTGAGGTTTGCTTCAGTTCCTTCACAAGAAGTAATTCAATCGCTGAGAAGTATTTTAGCAGACAGAG AAAAGTtcgtgcaaaatgttggtGAATTGAGAAACACTGCGGAGGGTTTGCGAAAATTACGGGAAGTCTATTTAAGCATCGCACAAAACATTTCGGAAAACATGAGgaatattttcttgtttatcaaTG gTCAACATTTTCAAGGACTGATTTCCCCAAAAATCGTAATGCAAGATTTTATAGATGGATTGTCAAAAAATTTGCCAAAC ATCTACGTAATAGCATTTGGATCAAATGTTCATGAGAGTGCCACCTATGACGAACTCCAATCCCTAACTTATCCCAGACATTTGCTTTTGGTCAATCCAACTTCCACTGAAGTACCCGATACTTTTAATAGCCAAG ACTTTTGTCAATGCGGAACATCTGGAGATATTGGAAATGTGAAGAAAAGAGCAAGTATTGGCAGAGTTGTAAAAGGAACAAAAGCAAATTTGGCTGCTTGGCCTTGGCAAGTTCTAATAGCCGAAAATCGGGCAAGAATTTCAAAC ACATATCGCCGTGTTAGAGGCGGTGGGTCTTTAATCAACCATCGATGGGTTCTCACAGCTGCTCATATCTTTCATGGCATGGCAAGACCAAGAGATTGGGCGCACAATATCTTGCTTACGTTTG GAATTCGACAGTTACCGGAAAGCGATCAATCTCAGCTTTCTTCACATGTACAAGTTTTTCGAGCAAAGAAGATTTATGAGCACGAAAACTTTTCCATCAACACATTTGATTACGACATAGCtttg ATTCTTGTAGGCAGAGAATTGAAGCAACTTGGCTTGTACTGGCAGCAAACTGGAAATGCAGGTTGGGTGAATTATACGTCATTTGTGAGACCAGTGTGCTTGCCATGCATGGATAGAAATTGCGTCAGTGAATATTTGGAGAGAAATGAAAGGACGTTGTTTGGGAGAAAGATTTCAGAAAGTGATAAATGCAAAACTGAAG GCGACTGGTTGATCGAAAAAGGAGAACTTGAAAGAAAGTCTGTTCTAACAGTCGTTACAGGTTTTGGTGAAAAAAGGATTCGTCATACCTcggattttaaatttaaagcttCGAAATTTTTAACCCAAGCACTAATTCGACTTCATAACGATGAAAG GTGCAATCGAAGTATTGCCCAAATGAGAAAAAAAGGTTTACCCGAAGGAATTACGTTTACTGACCAAATGATTTGTGGAATTGGGGGAAACCCTGGTATTATAACTGATGCATGTAAAGGAGACAGCGGCGGACCACTTGTACGAGAG ttCAAAGAGAATGTTATTGGCAAGGGATGTTGGATGCAAATTGGAATTGTGAGCTGGGGTTGGGGATGTGGATCAACATACACAGAAAACAGCATAAAACACCAATTTCCAGGCTACTACACAAGCGTAGCTCTCCTAATGTCCTGGGTGACtgaaatacaacaacaaacaaaatcag TTCATCCTGATTCGTTTTGTCATGTTGATCCTTGCCAAGTGGAGAAAGGAAGAACTTGTAAGAAATCTTGTGAGGATGATGCAGATTGTAGAGGAGCACTGAAGAGATGTGTTTGTGATGACGTTTGTGGAATGTCTTGTATTAATCCAA AAGCTGTTTGTGATGATTTGGATACACTCAGCAATGGGACAATCGAAGGCAACAGAACTTATGGCAATACAGTTTATTACACTTGCAATGAGGGATTCATTCTCAAAGGAACAAGAACCAGGACATGTAGATCCGACAAGAAATGGACCGGAACAGCACCAACTTGCTTGG AGATAGAATGCGTCGTACCTAGAGCTCCAAGCTTCGGTTCTGTTGAACCTCCAAGCTTTAGCAGAGTGGCATTGGATGAGATCATAACATACTCTTGTGGTCGAAGATATCGACTGGTTGGTACCTCTAGGGCAACTTGCAAAGAAGATCGAACATTCGCTTCCTCACCACCACGTTGCCAAG AAATAACCTGTCCACATCGAACCACACCTGCACACGCCAGACCAAGTTCATTCAAGTCGCGATGGCTGGTAGATGAAGTTCTAAGTTACACTTGCGCTCTTCGGTATGACTTTAGGGGAAATCCTTCATCAACCTGTCTAGTTAGTGGAAGTTGGTCAAATACTTTACCATATTGCCACA TACGACGATGTGTACACCGAGACGTTCCAGAACATTCTACAGCTAACCCTAACAAAAGTCAATGGGTTTATGGCGACCGAGTCACGTACACTTGTGATCGTGGCTACGAGTTGTCAGGATCGGCTGAATCACGTTGCACGTCAAGTGGTCGTTGGTCTGATCCTCCACCTACTTGCACAA TAAGATCATGCGAGCATCCCACACCACCACGTAACGTCGACATAATAAGACCAGCAAACAAAATGTCTTGGGTGTATGAAGATACTATAACATATGGATGTAGTAGAGGTTATCGCTTAAATGGAGCCAGAACTTTGTCATGCACTGAAGATGGGACGTGGTCGCACCCTGTACCGACTTGCCAAC AAATCACCTGTGAGCGCTCTGACCCCGACTTCGGCGAGTCAATCCCCAGAAAGGAAAGATATATTTTCGATGAGAAAATTACATATTCATGCAACGACGGATTTATTTTGGAGGGTGCAATTAGGTCAATTTGTCAAACATCTGGAAGTTGGAATAACGATCCTCCGAACTGCTATTTGCCTG AGTTAGAATGCGTCGTACCCAGAGCTCCAAGCTTCGGTTCTGTTGAACCTCCAAGGTATAGCAGAGTGGCATTGGATAACATCATAACATACTCTTGTGGTCGAAAGTATCGACTGGTCGGTAACTCTAGGGCAACTTGCAAAGAAGACCGAACGTTCACTTCCCCACCACCACGTTGCGACG AAATAACCTGTCCACGTCGAACCACACCTGCACACGCTACACCAAGCTCATACAAGTCGCGATGGGTGGTAGATGAAGTTCTAAATTACACTTGCGATGTTGGATATGAATTGAGGGGAAATCCCTCATCAACCTGTCTAGTTAGCGGAGGCTGGTCAAATGAATTACCCAATTGCCGCA TACAACGATGTGTACACCGAGATTCTCCAGAACATTCTACTACTAACCCTAACAAAAGTCAATGGGTTTATGGCGACCGAGTCACTTACACATGTGATCGTGGCTACGAGTTGTCAGGATCGGCTGAATCACGCTGCACGTCAAGTGGTCGTTGGTCTGATCCTCCACCTACTTGCACAAGTG TTGACGAATGCCAACCACGTCCATGCAGGAACGGAGGAACTTGTTTGAATAGAATCGATGCTTACAAATGTTATTGTCTGCGAGGGTACGAAGGAGGTAATTGTGAAATAA AGATAGAATGCGTCGTACCCAGGACTCCAAGCTTCGGTTCTGTTGAACCTCCAAGCTTTAGCAGAGTGGCATTGGATAACATCATAACATACTCTTGTGGTCGAAAGTATCGATTGGTTGGTAACTCTAGGGCAACTTGCGAAG
- the LOC143468460 gene encoding sushi, von Willebrand factor type A, EGF and pentraxin domain-containing protein 1-like isoform X4, which translates to MKENLVSENMEIEFCQVCAVIVLLSTTYQISAQCPRRNQTKADAVGRPCRKPCPSQAQCKDGKICRCDHECGTSCINMNNFCGLPLVIPNMARVCVYRRLSNGSLVLKPSPPYQYDDMAEYECAHGYRLEGSQNFNLCHGRKSWTRLAVCARSCRRFDEEKVLQNLMICGTNCVTSSECTEDMSCMCDGYCGRTCVNPDIDCGEAPPSTHASIKYDGEGFQRRAYYRCDVGFYPQSGDLTRKCTGGGTWSGRLINCAPTTCGDPLPSIRSMGGEIVQDQHDPYLVGHQVTFQCSPGQRFLGDSVQTCMEDGQWSGLNAICDLIDDESRCPHPGVPINGNLLTRSNFTVGTMVEFECDEGYSMIGDRQQECFYFLQWSDGGAPKCIDPRYPASNSVSLRRLQGNLETTEDLVHSHSLGHSLSSTSTILHETIFVIDISKDVSDETLRVSLKFAENLVIEASRDNYLKCAIIVFASGSKVVLRFASVPSQEVIQSLRSILADREKFVQNVGELRNTAEGLRKLREVYLSIAQNISENMRNIFLFINGQHFQGLISPKIVMQDFIDGLSKNLPNIYVIAFGSNVHESATYDELQSLTYPRHLLLVNPTSTEVPDTFNSQDFCQCGTSGDIGNVKKRASIGRVVKGTKANLAAWPWQVLIAENRARISNTYRRVRGGGSLINHRWVLTAAHIFHGMARPRDWAHNILLTFGIRQLPESDQSQLSSHVQVFRAKKIYEHENFSINTFDYDIALILVGRELKQLGLYWQQTGNAGWVNYTSFVRPVCLPCMDRNCVSEYLERNERTLFGRKISESDKCKTEGDWLIEKGELERKSVLTVVTGFGEKRIRHTSDFKFKASKFLTQALIRLHNDERCNRSIAQMRKKGLPEGITFTDQMICGIGGNPGIITDACKGDSGGPLVREFKENVIGKGCWMQIGIVSWGWGCGSTYTENSIKHQFPGYYTSVALLMSWVTEIQQQTKSVHPDSFCHVDPCQVEKGRTCKKSCEDDADCRGALKRCVCDDVCGMSCINPKAVCDDLDTLSNGTIEGNRTYGNTVYYTCNEGFILKGTRTRTCRSDKKWTGTAPTCLEIECVVPRAPSFGSVEPPSFSRVALDEIITYSCGRRYRLVGTSRATCKEDRTFASSPPRCQEITCPHRTTPAHARPSSFKSRWLVDEVLSYTCALRYDFRGNPSSTCLVSGSWSNTLPYCHIRRCVHRDVPEHSTANPNKSQWVYGDRVTYTCDRGYELSGSAESRCTSSGRWSDPPPTCTIRSCEHPTPPRNVDIIRPANKMSWVYEDTITYGCSRGYRLNGARTLSCTEDGTWSHPVPTCQQITCERSDPDFGESIPRKERYIFDEKITYSCNDGFILEGAIRSICQTSGSWNNDPPNCYLPELECVVPRAPSFGSVEPPRYSRVALDNIITYSCGRKYRLVGNSRATCKEDRTFTSPPPRCDEITCPRRTTPAHATPSSYKSRWVVDEVLNYTCDVGYELRGNPSSTCLVSGGWSNELPNCRIQRCVHRDSPEHSTTNPNKSQWVYGDRVTYTCDRGYELSGSAESRCTSSGRWSDPPPTCTSVDECQPRPCRNGGTCLNRIDAYKCYCLRGYEGGNCEIKIECVVPRTPSFGSVEPPSFSRVALDNIITYSCGRKYRLVGNSRATCEEDRTFTSPPPRCDEITCPRRTTPAHARPSSFKSRWVVDDVLSYTCALRYDFRGNPSSTCLYDDVYTDMFQNILQLTLIKVNGFMATESLTLVIVATSCQDRLNHAARQVVVGLILHLLAQV; encoded by the exons ATG AAAGAAAATTTAGTTTCGGAAAACATGGAGATCGAGTTTTGTCAAGTTTGTGCAGTAATCGTTTTGCTTTCAACAACTTACCAAA tCTCAGCTCAGTGTCCAAGACGAAACCAAACAAAGGCAGATGCTGTAGGACGACCTTGTCGTAAGCCCTGTCCATCACAAGCTCAGTGCAAAGATGGAAAAATATGTCGCTGTGATCATGAATGTGGAACGTCTTGCATCAATATGA ACAACTTTTGCGGTCTACCATTGGTCATACCAAATATGGCAAGAGTTTGCGTTTATCGAAGACTCTCGAATGGATCACTCGTATTGAAACCGTCGCCACCTTACCAGTATGATGATATGGCTGAGTATGAGTGTGCGCATGGTTACCGTTTAGAAggatctcaaaattttaacttatgcCATGGAAGAAAAAGTTGGACTAGATTGGCGGTTTGTGCTC GAAGTTGCCGCAGGTTTGAcgaagaaaaagttttgcaaaatctcaTGATATGCGGAACAAATTGTGTGACAAGTTCAGAGTGCACGGAAGACATGAGTTGTATGTGTGATGGGTATTGTGGTAGGACTTGCGTGAACCCAG ATATCGATTGCGGGGAAGCCCCACCATCCACACACGCTTCAATTAAATATGACGGAGAAGGATTTCAACGAAGAGCTTACTACCGGTGTGACGTCGGATTTTATCCTCAGTCCGGAGATTTAACGAGGAAATGCACAGGAGGTGGAACCTGGAGTGGAAGATTAATCAACTGCGCTC CTACAACTTGTGGTGATCCATTGCCTTCTATTCGATCGATGGGTGGCGAAATTGTGCAGGATCAGCATGACCCATATTTGGTTGGACACCAAGTGACGTTTCAGTGTTCTCCAGGGCAACGGTTTCTAGGAGACAGCGTTCAAACGTGCATGGAAGACGGACAGTGGAGTGGATTAAACGCAATTTGTGATTTGATTG ATGATGAATCAAGATGTCCGCATCCTGGAGTTCCAATAAACGGTAATCTCTTGACAAGGAGCAACTTCACGGTGGgaacgatggttgagtttgaATGTGATGAAGGATACTCGATGATTGGAGATCGACAACAAGAATGTTTTTACTTCCTACAGTGGAGCGATGGTGGTGCTCCGAAATGCATAG ACCCTCGATACCCTGCCAGCAATTCAGTTTCTTTACGTCGACTTCAAGGAAATCTGGAAACAACTGAAGATCTTGTCCACAGCCACAGCCTGGGTCATTCATTATCATCAACATCAACAATATTGCATGAAACAATCTTTGTTATTGATATTTCTAAAGATGTCAGTGATGAAACTCTTAGAGTTTCCCTGAAGTTTGCTGAGAATCTTGTAATTGAG gCAAGCAGAGACAACTACTTGAAATGCGCCATCATTGTTTTTGCTTCAGGATCCAAAGTTGTCCTGAGGTTTGCTTCAGTTCCTTCACAAGAAGTAATTCAATCGCTGAGAAGTATTTTAGCAGACAGAG AAAAGTtcgtgcaaaatgttggtGAATTGAGAAACACTGCGGAGGGTTTGCGAAAATTACGGGAAGTCTATTTAAGCATCGCACAAAACATTTCGGAAAACATGAGgaatattttcttgtttatcaaTG gTCAACATTTTCAAGGACTGATTTCCCCAAAAATCGTAATGCAAGATTTTATAGATGGATTGTCAAAAAATTTGCCAAAC ATCTACGTAATAGCATTTGGATCAAATGTTCATGAGAGTGCCACCTATGACGAACTCCAATCCCTAACTTATCCCAGACATTTGCTTTTGGTCAATCCAACTTCCACTGAAGTACCCGATACTTTTAATAGCCAAG ACTTTTGTCAATGCGGAACATCTGGAGATATTGGAAATGTGAAGAAAAGAGCAAGTATTGGCAGAGTTGTAAAAGGAACAAAAGCAAATTTGGCTGCTTGGCCTTGGCAAGTTCTAATAGCCGAAAATCGGGCAAGAATTTCAAAC ACATATCGCCGTGTTAGAGGCGGTGGGTCTTTAATCAACCATCGATGGGTTCTCACAGCTGCTCATATCTTTCATGGCATGGCAAGACCAAGAGATTGGGCGCACAATATCTTGCTTACGTTTG GAATTCGACAGTTACCGGAAAGCGATCAATCTCAGCTTTCTTCACATGTACAAGTTTTTCGAGCAAAGAAGATTTATGAGCACGAAAACTTTTCCATCAACACATTTGATTACGACATAGCtttg ATTCTTGTAGGCAGAGAATTGAAGCAACTTGGCTTGTACTGGCAGCAAACTGGAAATGCAGGTTGGGTGAATTATACGTCATTTGTGAGACCAGTGTGCTTGCCATGCATGGATAGAAATTGCGTCAGTGAATATTTGGAGAGAAATGAAAGGACGTTGTTTGGGAGAAAGATTTCAGAAAGTGATAAATGCAAAACTGAAG GCGACTGGTTGATCGAAAAAGGAGAACTTGAAAGAAAGTCTGTTCTAACAGTCGTTACAGGTTTTGGTGAAAAAAGGATTCGTCATACCTcggattttaaatttaaagcttCGAAATTTTTAACCCAAGCACTAATTCGACTTCATAACGATGAAAG GTGCAATCGAAGTATTGCCCAAATGAGAAAAAAAGGTTTACCCGAAGGAATTACGTTTACTGACCAAATGATTTGTGGAATTGGGGGAAACCCTGGTATTATAACTGATGCATGTAAAGGAGACAGCGGCGGACCACTTGTACGAGAG ttCAAAGAGAATGTTATTGGCAAGGGATGTTGGATGCAAATTGGAATTGTGAGCTGGGGTTGGGGATGTGGATCAACATACACAGAAAACAGCATAAAACACCAATTTCCAGGCTACTACACAAGCGTAGCTCTCCTAATGTCCTGGGTGACtgaaatacaacaacaaacaaaatcag TTCATCCTGATTCGTTTTGTCATGTTGATCCTTGCCAAGTGGAGAAAGGAAGAACTTGTAAGAAATCTTGTGAGGATGATGCAGATTGTAGAGGAGCACTGAAGAGATGTGTTTGTGATGACGTTTGTGGAATGTCTTGTATTAATCCAA AAGCTGTTTGTGATGATTTGGATACACTCAGCAATGGGACAATCGAAGGCAACAGAACTTATGGCAATACAGTTTATTACACTTGCAATGAGGGATTCATTCTCAAAGGAACAAGAACCAGGACATGTAGATCCGACAAGAAATGGACCGGAACAGCACCAACTTGCTTGG AGATAGAATGCGTCGTACCTAGAGCTCCAAGCTTCGGTTCTGTTGAACCTCCAAGCTTTAGCAGAGTGGCATTGGATGAGATCATAACATACTCTTGTGGTCGAAGATATCGACTGGTTGGTACCTCTAGGGCAACTTGCAAAGAAGATCGAACATTCGCTTCCTCACCACCACGTTGCCAAG AAATAACCTGTCCACATCGAACCACACCTGCACACGCCAGACCAAGTTCATTCAAGTCGCGATGGCTGGTAGATGAAGTTCTAAGTTACACTTGCGCTCTTCGGTATGACTTTAGGGGAAATCCTTCATCAACCTGTCTAGTTAGTGGAAGTTGGTCAAATACTTTACCATATTGCCACA TACGACGATGTGTACACCGAGACGTTCCAGAACATTCTACAGCTAACCCTAACAAAAGTCAATGGGTTTATGGCGACCGAGTCACGTACACTTGTGATCGTGGCTACGAGTTGTCAGGATCGGCTGAATCACGTTGCACGTCAAGTGGTCGTTGGTCTGATCCTCCACCTACTTGCACAA TAAGATCATGCGAGCATCCCACACCACCACGTAACGTCGACATAATAAGACCAGCAAACAAAATGTCTTGGGTGTATGAAGATACTATAACATATGGATGTAGTAGAGGTTATCGCTTAAATGGAGCCAGAACTTTGTCATGCACTGAAGATGGGACGTGGTCGCACCCTGTACCGACTTGCCAAC AAATCACCTGTGAGCGCTCTGACCCCGACTTCGGCGAGTCAATCCCCAGAAAGGAAAGATATATTTTCGATGAGAAAATTACATATTCATGCAACGACGGATTTATTTTGGAGGGTGCAATTAGGTCAATTTGTCAAACATCTGGAAGTTGGAATAACGATCCTCCGAACTGCTATTTGCCTG AGTTAGAATGCGTCGTACCCAGAGCTCCAAGCTTCGGTTCTGTTGAACCTCCAAGGTATAGCAGAGTGGCATTGGATAACATCATAACATACTCTTGTGGTCGAAAGTATCGACTGGTCGGTAACTCTAGGGCAACTTGCAAAGAAGACCGAACGTTCACTTCCCCACCACCACGTTGCGACG AAATAACCTGTCCACGTCGAACCACACCTGCACACGCTACACCAAGCTCATACAAGTCGCGATGGGTGGTAGATGAAGTTCTAAATTACACTTGCGATGTTGGATATGAATTGAGGGGAAATCCCTCATCAACCTGTCTAGTTAGCGGAGGCTGGTCAAATGAATTACCCAATTGCCGCA TACAACGATGTGTACACCGAGATTCTCCAGAACATTCTACTACTAACCCTAACAAAAGTCAATGGGTTTATGGCGACCGAGTCACTTACACATGTGATCGTGGCTACGAGTTGTCAGGATCGGCTGAATCACGCTGCACGTCAAGTGGTCGTTGGTCTGATCCTCCACCTACTTGCACAAGTG TTGACGAATGCCAACCACGTCCATGCAGGAACGGAGGAACTTGTTTGAATAGAATCGATGCTTACAAATGTTATTGTCTGCGAGGGTACGAAGGAGGTAATTGTGAAATAA AGATAGAATGCGTCGTACCCAGGACTCCAAGCTTCGGTTCTGTTGAACCTCCAAGCTTTAGCAGAGTGGCATTGGATAACATCATAACATACTCTTGTGGTCGAAAGTATCGATTGGTTGGTAACTCTAGGGCAACTTGCGAAG